Genomic segment of Methanolobus mangrovi:
GTAGAAGAAACAGAAGAAACTGCACCAGAAGATGCAGCGATAGACTCTGAGCCCATAGTTGGTGAAGCACAGGATTACGCCGTCAGAATGGAATACTACGGTATGATGAAACCTTCTGATCTTGAAATAAACAGAGGGGATTCCATAGCCTGGAGAAACTACAAACCACAGAACACCTATGTGCTTGTCAGTGATGACGGTCTCTTTGAGAATCAGGAAATGGATTCAAACGATGTGTACACATACACATTCAGTGAAAGTGGCACCTACACATTCAGTGTAGTAGATGTCCCTGATATGACACTTACAGTAACAGTCAGGTAAATTTAAGGCTTGGGGCTTTTTAGCCTCAAACTAATTTTAGAGCTGACTTTTAATCCTCTTTTTTAAAATCAAGTGATATGGAATTCATACAGAACCGTTCTCCTGTAGGAGCGGGACCGTCATTGAAAACGTGACCAAGATGGCTTCCGCACCTGCTACAGACAACTTCGATCCTCTCCATGAAATGACTGTTGTCCTCTTTGCGTGTTACCTTATCTTCGGATATAGGCTTGAAAAAACTGGGCCATCCTGTACCTGAATCGAACTTTGTATCCGAACTGAATAGCTCCTGTCCGCATGCTGCACACAGGTAGGTACCTTTCTCTTTGTTCGCATAGTACTTACCGGTAAAAGGCGCTTCTGTGCCTTTCTGCCTCAGTACAATGAACTGTTCCTTAGTCAGTTGATCCTTCCATTGCTCATCGGTTTTCTTTATAGGTTCTTCCATTTTAACTCCCTATAAAAAAGTGACCATATTGGCATAAATAGATGACGTGGTCTGTAAACAATTCCCAAATAATAAAACATAAAATAGATATTAACAGACAAATAGAAATATTGTTTCGGAGATATTTAATATTACTGAACTGACAAATTAATACATGGGATTTGTTTAATCATTTTGGGTAAAATGAAAGGGGTAATAGAATGTCGGATTGGATCACATACTATGAAGACAACAAGCAGAGTGCGCTTCTAAGAATAAAGAACATGGCACTCACTGCAAGATACAGAAAAGAACTGAATTGCTGGGTCAATAAATACCTGGATCCTTTTACAGTTGCAAAGACCATATCGATTGAAAGACGGGAAAGTCCTGACCCATATTCAAGAATACGTCTGGAAGCAGAAAAGGACCTTGAGTTCACCCTGCTTAATGCAAGCAGAAAGGATAGAAGTAACAGTGAGATCATCTTTTTTGAAACAAACCTCTTGCTTCTGTTCAACCTGATGCTAAAGCATATAAGAACAGCATAGTTCAGAAGGCAGGGAATCTTTCAAATAATCTGGAAAACTGCATTTCAGATCCATCGGAAGAAAAGGGATAAATACATCGATCAAGTCTATTAGTTCCATCCTGTTTGCCAGGAAAGAAGGCACCTGATTTGCACGAACGAAGTAGACTCTTGGCTGATGAAAGCATAGGCAAGCTCCTTTTCAAACTATCTGCACCCGCCACAATTGGAATGTTAGTCCAGGCTCTGTATAACCTGGTAGATACCGTTTTTGTAGGACAGGCACTCGGAGAGAACAGCGTACAGGGTATCGCAGGAATTGCAGTTGCATTCCCTATTATGATGATCGTCATGTCCATCGCGCTTGCCATTGGTATTGGCGGTTCTTCTATTATCTCGCGAAGTCTTGGCGAGAGAAATATAGATAGAGCTGAAAATGTAATGGGAAACGTGCTATCCCTTGTCCTGATAACAAGTGCAGTCATCTGCATAGCCGGAAGCATATTCATCACACCCATTCTACGGTTGTTCGGGGCTACTGACACAATTCTGCCATACGCCACAGAATACCTCAGCGTGATACTCTACGGAGCTATATTCTTCATGTTCGCACTTGCAATGAACAACGTTGTGCGTGCAGAAGGGAACGCTAAAGTTGCAATGTATACCATGCTGGTATCAGCCCTTGTTAACATCATACTTGACCCTTTTTTCATCTTCAACTCAGGATATATAGAATTCAATTTTCTCGCCGATAAACTGGGAATTGTCATCGAACCCCTGTACATGTACGGTTTTGGACTGGGAGTGAAAGGAGCAGCCATTGCAACGGTTCTTGCTCAGGTCACAGGAGCCTTATTCATCGTATGGTATTTTGCATCTGGCAATTCCAGCCTGCGATTCCATACAAAAAATCTGATGCCTAAATGGGATATCGCCCGGGAAAGCATTTCAATTGGAATGGGACCTCTTGCAAGGAATGCATCAAGCAGCCTTATGGTAATTGTTTTGAACAATGTTCTTCTGGTCTATGGCGGAGGAGATGTTGCAATAGCGGTCTTTGGTGTTGTTAACCGTTTATTCATGTTCACTTTTATGCCAATGTACGGAATCGTACAGGGATTGCAGCCGATAGTCGGATTCAACTATGGTGCAAAGAACTTTACCAGGGTAATAGAATCAGTGAAACTCTCAATGTTTGTCACAACCACAATGGCAATCCTGGGATTCATACTGCTTCTAGTATTCCCGGAACAATTGTTCAGTATATTCACCACTGACCAGCAACTGATATCATCCGGCAAGTATGCAACACGCATAATGGTAATGGCACTCCCTCTTGTAGGTTTTCAGGTAGTCGGTGCATCCCTCTACCAAGCTATCGGAAAAGCACGTCCATCCTTTTTATTGGCCATGAGCCGACAGTTATTGTTCCTGATACCTCTTGTAATAATACTTCCGCATTTCTTCCAGCTGACTGGCGTATGGATGGCATTTCCATTATCAGATAGCCTTGCATTCTTACTCACTCTTGTGATGGTAATAAAGGAGTTCAAAATACTGACAATAATGGGTGAGAATATCAAATCATCCTGAAATCATAATACAACGCATTTAAAAACCATCAGAACAATTCTGAACCCATGTTACATGAAAAAGGACCTCTTTTACTGATGATACTGGATGGCTGGGGACACACCCATGAAGAGCAGGGAAACGCAGTTCTGGCTGCAAGAACCCCGGTGCTTGATTCTTTATCTGAAAAATATCCTTCCTGTTTTGTCGAGGTTTCCGGAGAAGGTGTCGGACTTCCCGAAGGACAGATGGGTAACTCAGAAGTAGGGCACCTTAACATTGGTGCAGGCAGGATCGTTTACCAGGACCTTACACGTATCAACAAATCCATAAAAGACGGTTCATTTTTCGAAAACCCGGTTTTCCTTGAAGCAATGGAGCATGTAAAGAAGAATGGCTCCTCGTTGCACCTTATGGGACTGTTCTCATATGGTGGAGTGCACAGTCATATAGACCACATGAGAGCCCTTGTGGAAATGGCAAAAAAAGAAGGAGTCGCAAATGTCTACATCCACGCATTCCTGGATGGAAGAGATGTTCCACCGCAGACTGCTCTTGAGGATATGAAAACTCACGAAGAATTCTGTCACAGCACAGGTATAGCAAAGACCGCAACAGTTTGTGGCAGGTATTATGCAATGGACCGTGACAAACGCTGGGAACGTACAGAACTCGCATACAATGCACTCACAAGTGGTGATGGAATCTTTGCAGAGGATGCTGTATCAGCTGTCAGCCGGGCATATGAAAGAGGTGAGAATGATGAATTCGTCAAACCAACCGTCATCACAGATAATGAAGGCAAACCCGTTGCAACAATAAAAGACAAAGATGCTGTTATTTTCTTCAACTTCCGTCCTGACAGAGCAAGACAGATGACATACGCACTTGTTGACAGGGATTTTGATGGCTTTGAAAGAAAGGTAAAACCTGAAGTGCATTATGTATGTATGGCAGAGTACGATGAGAAACTCGATGTTCCAATAGCATTCCCTGCCGAGAGTTTTGAAAACACTCTTGGAGAGGTACTGAGCAAACACAACAAGAAACAGCTCCGTATAGCTGAGACTGAAAAGTATGCACATGTGACCTTTTTCTTCAACGGTGGCGTGGAAGAACCGAATGCTGGAGAGGACAGATGTCTCATACCATCACCAGATGTTGCTACCTACGATCTTAAACCTGAAATGAGTGCCTATGAAGTAACCGATGAGCTGGTCAAGAAAATACTCGATGACGATTATGCGGCAATTATCCTTAATTTTGCCAACATGGACATGGTAGGACATACAGGCATCGTCGAAGCGGCTGTGAAAGCTGTCGAGACCATTGATGAGTGTGTAGGAAAGATCGTCGATGCTATCCTGGAAAAAGGTGGTGCTGCCATAATTACAGCAGATCACGGTAACGCGGAAAAAATGATAGATTACAACACAGGAAAGCCACATACTGCACATACATCCAATCCTGTGAAGTGCCTCCTGGTAAGCGGTCAGGAAGGAATAGCATTACAGGATGGAAAACTTTCAGATATAGCTCCTACAATGCTGGATATACTTGGAATAGAGAAGCCTGAACAGATGACAGGAATATCACTTATTAAGAAACAGGATTAACAGGACTAGAACCACTTATCAAGAGTGCTCTGGCCGCTTCCGGATGAAGCTTCGAGGCGTTCCAGAGCCTTTGTAACCCTGTCCTCTGAAAAATCATGTTTTCCGCAGAGGAAAGAGATTACTGCTTCTGAATCCGGTTTATTCCATTTCAGAGAGTAATCATCAGTCACATCAGGAGATTTGAAGAACTCCTTGATGTCCTCAAGGTTAGGAATCTCCAGATCCTTTGCCTTCAGTACCTTTTCTATGGTCTCATGTTCCCTGATGAGTTTAAGGGCTGTTTTGGGACCGACGCCCTCAAGTCCCTCATTATAGTCAGTACCCACACAAAGAGCGATATCGATAAGCTGGGAATGGCTTATTCCAAGCTCATCCAGGCTTTCCTTGAGATTGATAATTTCAGGTTTTACATCCAGATAGATGTTCTTCTTCGGCAGTTTTCTTTTACCGGATACCGTAAGGTTCCTGACAACCAGCGGAGAACCGAAAAGCAAAGAGTCATAATCCTGTGATGCAATCTTATCAGCATCACCTTTTTTCACCATATAAGCTGCCTGTGCCTCACCTTCTGACGGAGCATCCACAAAAGGAATACCCATGGCAGTGAGTAGTTTCTTTGAATCCTCAACAATAGTTGCATCAACCTTTGAAGATGCTTGAGCATACTTATATGCCTCTTCTGCAAGCCCCTTTTCCTTTGCGTCCGCCCATTTGACCTTTGCATTCTCACGGGTTTCGGTGCGTTTCTGGATGGTGGATGATTTCCACTCAGGAGGCTTACCATCAAAAACAAAAACAGGTTTCACTCCTGCTTCTACAATGTTGGTCATCCTGTAGAGGATGCCGGACAGATGTGATGTGACATTACCCTGCGAATCCTTGAGTGGGGTGCCATCTCTCTGCCGGATAATACTTAAGAATTGGTAAAGCGTGTTAAAAGCGTCTATCGCTACTATATCTAATGAAAGGTCAGATACCTCGATCGTGCTCCTCTGAAGGAGATCTCCTATATCAACACCCATATAATATCATATTTAAGTCAGTAAAAGCCCGATTCAGGCTTCACTTGTTATGAGTCCGTTGCATTCGAGCCTTACGTCAATGACGGAATCATCATTTGCATCTATCTTTCCTACTTTGAGGATATTTCCTACCCTCTCAATAAAATGTGTCTTAGTAACCCTCACCTGGTGAAGGTCATTCAGATCTTTATTTTTATGAATGATCACGAGACTATGCTGATCATCATCGTTCTTGCCTAACTTTGACATCATGTTCTTTACAAGCTGCTCAAAATCAGAATAGATGAGAATCTCGGAACATTTCCCTGCTTTTTTTATAATACCTATTGGTTCTAAATTAATGCGCATATACGCACCTCTTATAGATGGAAAATATTTCTCATTATTCTACTACAGCCTAGTTAATATGGTTTTCGGGATGTGGCATGG
This window contains:
- a CDS encoding MATE family efflux transporter; amino-acid sequence: MHERSRLLADESIGKLLFKLSAPATIGMLVQALYNLVDTVFVGQALGENSVQGIAGIAVAFPIMMIVMSIALAIGIGGSSIISRSLGERNIDRAENVMGNVLSLVLITSAVICIAGSIFITPILRLFGATDTILPYATEYLSVILYGAIFFMFALAMNNVVRAEGNAKVAMYTMLVSALVNIILDPFFIFNSGYIEFNFLADKLGIVIEPLYMYGFGLGVKGAAIATVLAQVTGALFIVWYFASGNSSLRFHTKNLMPKWDIARESISIGMGPLARNASSSLMVIVLNNVLLVYGGGDVAIAVFGVVNRLFMFTFMPMYGIVQGLQPIVGFNYGAKNFTRVIESVKLSMFVTTTMAILGFILLLVFPEQLFSIFTTDQQLISSGKYATRIMVMALPLVGFQVVGASLYQAIGKARPSFLLAMSRQLLFLIPLVIILPHFFQLTGVWMAFPLSDSLAFLLTLVMVIKEFKILTIMGENIKSS
- the msrB gene encoding peptide-methionine (R)-S-oxide reductase MsrB — translated: MEEPIKKTDEQWKDQLTKEQFIVLRQKGTEAPFTGKYYANKEKGTYLCAACGQELFSSDTKFDSGTGWPSFFKPISEDKVTRKEDNSHFMERIEVVCSRCGSHLGHVFNDGPAPTGERFCMNSISLDFKKED
- the fen gene encoding flap endonuclease-1; its protein translation is MGVDIGDLLQRSTIEVSDLSLDIVAIDAFNTLYQFLSIIRQRDGTPLKDSQGNVTSHLSGILYRMTNIVEAGVKPVFVFDGKPPEWKSSTIQKRTETRENAKVKWADAKEKGLAEEAYKYAQASSKVDATIVEDSKKLLTAMGIPFVDAPSEGEAQAAYMVKKGDADKIASQDYDSLLFGSPLVVRNLTVSGKRKLPKKNIYLDVKPEIINLKESLDELGISHSQLIDIALCVGTDYNEGLEGVGPKTALKLIREHETIEKVLKAKDLEIPNLEDIKEFFKSPDVTDDYSLKWNKPDSEAVISFLCGKHDFSEDRVTKALERLEASSGSGQSTLDKWF
- a CDS encoding cupredoxin domain-containing protein, with amino-acid sequence MTKKWLILITILMLAGVLVSGCADNAEDTAVEDVEETEETAPEDAAIDSEPIVGEAQDYAVRMEYYGMMKPSDLEINRGDSIAWRNYKPQNTYVLVSDDGLFENQEMDSNDVYTYTFSESGTYTFSVVDVPDMTLTVTVR
- the gpmI gene encoding 2,3-bisphosphoglycerate-independent phosphoglycerate mutase, whose protein sequence is MLHEKGPLLLMILDGWGHTHEEQGNAVLAARTPVLDSLSEKYPSCFVEVSGEGVGLPEGQMGNSEVGHLNIGAGRIVYQDLTRINKSIKDGSFFENPVFLEAMEHVKKNGSSLHLMGLFSYGGVHSHIDHMRALVEMAKKEGVANVYIHAFLDGRDVPPQTALEDMKTHEEFCHSTGIAKTATVCGRYYAMDRDKRWERTELAYNALTSGDGIFAEDAVSAVSRAYERGENDEFVKPTVITDNEGKPVATIKDKDAVIFFNFRPDRARQMTYALVDRDFDGFERKVKPEVHYVCMAEYDEKLDVPIAFPAESFENTLGEVLSKHNKKQLRIAETEKYAHVTFFFNGGVEEPNAGEDRCLIPSPDVATYDLKPEMSAYEVTDELVKKILDDDYAAIILNFANMDMVGHTGIVEAAVKAVETIDECVGKIVDAILEKGGAAIITADHGNAEKMIDYNTGKPHTAHTSNPVKCLLVSGQEGIALQDGKLSDIAPTMLDILGIEKPEQMTGISLIKKQD